The following coding sequences are from one Amyelois transitella isolate CPQ chromosome 23, ilAmyTran1.1, whole genome shotgun sequence window:
- the LOC106133027 gene encoding charged multivesicular body protein 3 produces the protein MGLFGKSPERNPKEMVNEWSHKLRKEGYNLDRQIRSIQREEEKIKRSLKEAAGKNDKQICTILAKEIIRSRKAISKIYTSKAHLNSVQMQMKNQLATLRVAGSLQKSTEVMQAMQALVRLPEVAHTMQELSKEMMRAGIMEEMLDETMSSVEDEEEMEEAAQSEVDKVLWELTQGKLGEAPAPPTAVAAPAPSTSKEEDPDESELDEMQSRLEALRS, from the exons ATGGGTTTATTCGGCAAATCCCCAGAGCGGAACCCAAAAGAAATG GTCAACGAGTGGTCACACAAACTTCGTAAGGAAGGCTATAATTTAGATAGACAGATAAGGA GTATACAACGTGAGGAAGAAAAAATCAAGCGGTCATTAAAAGAAGCAGCTGgaaaaaatgataaacaaaTTTGTACAATACTAGCAAAAGAAATCATAAGGTCACGGAAAGCAATTAGTAAGATTTACACCAGTAAAGCACACTTGAACTCGGTACAAATGCAGATGAAGAACCAACTAG CAACATTAAGGGTAGCGGGATCACTACAAAAATCTACAGAG GTAATGCAAGCGATGCAAGCCCTGGTGAGATTGCCGGAAGTGGCTCACACAATGCAAGAGTTGAGTAAAGAGATGATGAGAGCTGGCATCATGGAGGAGATGCTGGACGAGACCATGTCCAGTGTGGAAGATGAGGAAGAAATGGAGGAGGCGGCCCAGAGTGAAGTTGATAAG GTCCTATGGGAATTGACCCAAGGCAAGCTGGGCGAAGCGCCGGCGCCTCCCACCGCCGTGGCGGCCCCCGCGCCCTCCACCAGCAAGGAGGAGGATCCCGACGAGAGCGAACTGGACGAGATGCAGTCACGATTGGAGGCGCTGCGGTCGTAG
- the LOC106133055 gene encoding solute carrier family 53 member 1 has product MKFAEHLSAHITPEWRKQYINYEEMKAMLYKTVEEAPSAENVEPEVLSRHFANFDETFFHYCDQELKKINTFYSEKLAEATRKFATLQSELKSQFDTIKPKGGGDSKKAIPRRKVQELKLAFSEFYLSLILLQNYQNLNYTGFRKILKKHDKLLNVSNGAQWRAEHVETSHFYTNKDIDRLISDTEATVTNELEGGDRQKAMKKLRVPPLGEQQSPWTTFKVGLFSGSFIVLFITVVLSALFHEGATENFKTAFRLYRGPFLLVEFIFLIGINVYGWRSSGVNHVLIFELDPRNHLSEQHLMELAAIFGVVWALSILSFIYSASLSIPPFVNPLALVIIMMGFLLNPLKVFRHEARFWFLRICGRILAAPFMPVLFADFWLADQWNSFAAAFLDFHYLLAFYVAGGDWFNVDNTFEREKWFIITRAVVNIVPAWGRFWQCLRRYRDSREAFPHLVNAGKYSTTFFVVLFSTLRTIYSVKYTDPYNNPFLYAWFACQLVSSLYTYTWDVKMDWGLFTVGPSAENKFLREEIVYSPGFYYFAIVEDFVLRFIWTISFVLTENGCVNAETMTSILAPLEVFRRFIWNFFRLENEHLNNCGKFRAVRDISVAPLDSSDQADIIRMMDHPDGVVNRLTKKKNAKKIKESDKKPLLKKESIQELQLELELSSKML; this is encoded by the exons ATGAAGTTCGCTGAACATTTAAGTGCCCACATAACACCGGAGTGGAGAAAGCAGTATATCAATTATGAG GAAATGAAAGCAATGCTGTATAAGACGGTGGAGGAGGCGCCATCAGCCGAGAACGTCGAACCGGAAGTGCTGTCGCGACACTTCGCCAACTTCGACGAAACCTTCTTCCATTATTGTGACCAGGAGCTTAAGAAAATTAACACATTCTATTCAG AAAAACTAGCTGAAGCCACACGAAAATTTGCAACGCTACAGAGCGAGTTGAAATCACAGTTCGACACTATAAAACCCAAAG GTGGAGGGGACAGCAAAAAGGCCATCCCTCGCCGAAAGGTCCAGGAGCTGAAGCTTGCATTCAGCGAGTTCTACCTGAGCCTCATACTGCTGCAGAACTACCAGAACTTGAACTACACTGGCTTTAGGAAGATCTTGAAGAAACATGATAAG ttATTAAACGTTAGTAACGGCGCCCAATGGCGGGCGGAACACGTAGAAACGTCCCATTTCTACACAAACAAAGACATAGACCGGCTCATAAGCGACACAGAGGCGACTGTCACTAATGAGCTGGAAGGTGGGGATAGGCAGAAGGCGATGAAGAAGCTGCGAGTCCCCCCGCTAGGCGAGCAGCAGAGTCCTTGGACCACGTTCAAAGTCGGGCTGTTCAGCGGGTCATTCATCGTGCTGTTTATAACTGTCGTTTTGTCTG CTCTCTTCCACGAGGGTGCGACAGAGAACTTCAAAACTGCCTTCAGATTATACCGGGGTCCGTTTCTGCTAGTCGAATTCATTTTCCTTATAGGCATAAACGTATACGGCTGGCGGTCGTCGGGGGTCAATCACGTACTTATATTCGAATTGGACCCGAGAAACCACCTATCCGAACAACATTTGATGGAGTTAGCAGCGATTTTCGGTGTAGTCTGGGCACTCAGTATATTGAGCTTCATATACAGTGCGAGTTTGAGTATACCGCCGTTCGTAAATCCCTTGGCTTTGGTCATAATCATGATGGGATTTCTGCTCAATCCGCTGAAGGTTTTTAGGCACGAAGCGCGGTTTTGGTTCTTGAGAATCtgt GGCCGCATCCTAGCCGCTCCATTCATGCCGGTGTTGTTCGCGGACTTCTGGCTGGCGGACCAGTGGAACTCGTTCGCGGCCGCCTTCTTGGACTTCCACTATCTGCTCGCCTTCTACGTCGCTGGGGGAGACTGGTTCAATGTTGATA ACACCTTCGAACGCGAGAAATGGTTCATAATAACCCGCGCTGTAGTGAACATAGTACCGGCCTGGGGCAGGTTCTGGCAATGCCTGCGTCGGTACAGGGACAGTAGGGAGGCGTTCCCGCATCTCGTGAACGCTGGCAAGTACTCCACCACCTTCTTCGTGGTGCTGTTTAGTACCCTCAGAACCATTTATAGTG TAAAGTACACGGACCCGTACAACAACCCGTTCCTGTACGCGTGGTTCGCGTGCCAACTCGTGTCGTCCCTGTACACTTACACCTGGGACGTCAAGATGGACTGGGGGCTCTTCACCGTGGGCCCCTCAGCCGAGAACAAGTTCCTGAGGGAGGAGATTGTATATAGTCCCGGA ttCTACTACTTCGCGATCGTGGAAGATTTCGTCCTCCGCTTCATCTGGACCATATCGTTCGTGCTGACCGAGAACGGGTGCGTCAACGCGGAGACCATGACTTCCATTCTTGCACCATTAGAAGTTTTCAG aCGATTCATCTGGAACTTCTTCCGCCTGGAGAACGAGCACCTGAACAACTGCGGTAAATTCCGCGCCGTCCGCGACATTTCGGTGGCGCCACTGGACTCCTCAGATCAGGCGGATATTATTCGAATGATGGACCATCCCGACGGAGTCGTCAATAG GCTTACAAAGAAGAAGAACGCGAAGAAGATAAAGGAGAGCGACAAGAAGCCGCTGCTAAAGAAGGAATCTATACAAGAGCTGCAACTGGAATTAGAGCTGTCTTCTAAGATGCTGTGA
- the LOC106133030 gene encoding exosome complex component CSL4 encodes MDPEKLKDIGKICIPGMRLCLLNKEFISGPGTYELKGYIYAALAGVLKMEEDEKTKITIVSVESPRTPSILPKTGDIVTAKVTVVNSRMVQCVILCVGPSVLVRPYRGVLKKEDIKSTDKDRIDPYKCFRPGDVILARVLPMTEIHWYHLSTAENELGVVIATAEGSPQRVGMVPISWSEMQCPKTLAKEPRKVARVIPETINQALFTVDKKIEGEKEKATNTRQQS; translated from the exons ATGGATCCAGAAAAGCTAAAAGACATAGGTAAAATATGTATACCCGGTATGAgattatgtttattgaatAAAGAATTCATATCTGGACCAGGAACATATGAATTGAAAGGGTATATATATGCTGCTTTGGCTGGTGTGTTGAAAATGGAGGAAgatgaaaaaacaaaa ATTACCATTGTATCAGTAGAAAGCCCAAGAACACCAAGTATACTGCCAAAAACCGGTGATATAGTGACTGCCAAAGTAACAGTGGTAAACTCAAGAATGGTACAATGTGTAATCTTGTGTGTGGGACCTTCAGTGCTTGTGAGACCTTATCGAGGAGTGCTGAAGAAAGAAGACATAAAATCTACAGACAAAGACAGAATAGACCCGTATAAATGTTTCCGACCGGGTGATGTTATACTGGCAAGAGTT CTTCCTATGACAGAAATACATTGGTACCATTTATCAACAGCAGAAAATGAACTTGGAGTGGTGATAGCAACAGCAGAAGGATCACCACAGAGAGTGGGGATGGTGCCTATCAGCTGGTCTGAAATGCAATGCCCTAAGACCCTAGCAAAGGAACCTAGAAAAGTTGCCCGAGTCATTCCAGAGACAATAAATCAAGCCTTATTCAcagttgataaaaaaattgagggTGAAAAAGAAAAGGCAACAAATACAAGACAACAATcttga